A region from the Melopsittacus undulatus isolate bMelUnd1 chromosome 13, bMelUnd1.mat.Z, whole genome shotgun sequence genome encodes:
- the TRIM37 gene encoding E3 ubiquitin-protein ligase TRIM37 isoform X3, producing the protein MDEQSVESIAEVFRCFICMEKLRDARLCPHCSKLCCFSCIRRWLTEQRAQCPHCRAPLQLRELVNCRWAEEVTQQLDTLQLCNLTKHEENEKDKCESHHEKLSVFCWTCKKCICHQCALWGGMHGGHTFKPLAEIYEQHVTKVNEEVVKLRRRLMELISLVQEVERNVDAVRSAKDERVREIRNAVEMMIARLDTQLKNKLITLMGQKTSLTQETELLESLLQEVEHQLRSCSKSELISKSSEILLMFQQVHRKPMASFVTTPVPPDFTSELVPAYDSTTFVLENFSTLRQRADPVYSPPLQVSGLCWRLKVYPDGNGVVRGYYLSVFLELSAGLPETSKYEYRVEMVHQSTNDPTKNIIREFASDFEVGECWGYNRFFRLDLLANEGYLNRQNDTVILRFQVRSPTFFQKCRDQHWYIAQLEAAQTSYIQQINNLKERLAIELSRTQKSRGISPPDTHLSPQNDDGPESRSKKSGQSTEALLENVAAPGLVRDSKEDEEEKIQHEDFNHELSDGDLDIDLAGEDEVNHLDGSSSSASSTATSNTEENDIDEETMSGENDVEYSSNMELEEGDLMEDAAAAATPGASGTSHSYISASGRPSRRGGSALGSTASSSLLDIDPLILIHLLDLKDRNGMENLWGLQPRPPPSLLQNRASSYSLKDRDQRRHQAMWRVPPDLKMLKRLKTQMAEVRSKMSDVKNQLSEVRSSNPGSCDGQPTFFSIEQGALAACGTESCSKLQEIGMELLTKSSVTSCYIRNSASKKSNSPKTVRSGAAGSLSLRRAMDCVDSNLRLKGDTQTSEGGVGSSKLSGRHHSARTLANSSVPESLPKTEDRPCDGSDSDMGVSGLNGLAAVEKTRKVGALGSTSKGCRTEGAQSGGLESSSDTGDLQAVLSEGASAGPEEGMSSDSDIECDTENEEQEDGASASVGFNQAFPVQSSSEVSASERCTAFPEGDQAGPDDLSFATGEDSTR; encoded by the exons CGTTGGCTGACAGAACAAAGAGCTCAGTGCCCTCATTGTAG AGCCCCGCTGCAGCTGCGAGAGCTTGTGAACTGTCGTTGGGCAGAAGAGGTCACACAGCAGCTTGATACCCTTCAACTCTGCAATCTCacaaagcatgaagaaaatgagaaagacaa gtgTGAAAGTCATCATGAAAAACTTAGTGTTTTCTGCTGGACCTGTAAGAAGTGTATCTGTCACCAGTGTGCGCTTTGGGGAGGAATG CACGGAGGACATACTTTTAAGCCACTGGCAGAAATCTACGAACAACATGTCACAAAAGTCAATGAAGAAGTGGTAAAGCTTAGGAGAAGACTCATGGAATTGATCAGTTTGGTTCAAGAAGTG GAGAGGAATGTAGATGCAGTGCGTAGTGCGAAGGATGAACGAGTTCGGGAAATCAGGAATGCAGTGGAGATGATGATAGCCCGATTAGACACTCAGCTGAAGAATAAGCTTATAACATTGATGG GTCAAAAGACATCACTTACTCAAGAAACTGAACTTCTGGAATCCCTCCTTCAAGAAGTAGAACATCAG ttaCGATCATGCAGTAAGAGTGAGTTGATCTCCAAAAGTTCGGAGATCCTGCTGATGTTCCAGCAGGTTCATCGGAAGCCTATGGCCTCATTTGTCACCACTCCTGTCCCCCCAGACTTCACAAG TGAATTGGTTCCAGCCTATGACTCAACTACATTTGTCTTGGAAAACTTCAG TACATTGCGCCAGCGAGCAGATCCTGTGTACAGTCCACCTCTGCAAGTGTCAGGACTTTGCTGGAGATTAAAAGTTTATCCA GATGGAAATGGTGTTGTGCGGGGCTACTACCTGTCTGTGTTCTTGGAGCTGTCCGCTGGATTGCCAGAGACATCCAA GTATGAGTACCGTGTAGAAATGGTTCACCAGTCCACGAATGATCCCACCAAAAACATAATTCGAGAGTTTGCCTCTGATTTTGAAGTTGGAGAATGCTGGGGTTACAACAGATTCTTTCGTTTGGACTTGCTAGCCAATGAAGGCTATTTAAACAGGCAAAATGACACTGTGATCCTAAG GTTTCAGGTGCGCTCGCCAACCTTCTTCCAAAAGTGCCGAGATCAACACTGGTACATTGCTCAGTTAGAAGCTGCTCAGACAAGTTATATCCAACAAATAAATAACCTTAAAGAA AGGCTTGCAATTGAACTTTCCCGGACCCAGAAATCACGAGGCATTTCACCTCCAGACACTCATCTGAGTCCCCAGAATGATGATGGTCCAGAATCAAGATCAAAGAAATCTGGACAAAGTACTGAGGCACTGCTTGAGAATGTTGCTGCTCCAGGATTAGTGCGCGATAGCaaggaagatgaggaagagaagATCCAGCATGAAGACTTTAAT CATGAGCTCTCTGATGGTGACTTGGATATAGATCTTGCTGGAGAAGATGAGGTAAACCACCTTGATggcagcagctcttcagctaGTTCAACAGCAACTagtaacactgaagaaaatgatATCGATGAAGAGACTAT GTCTGGAGAAAATGATGTGGAATATAGCAGTAATATGGAGTTGGAAGAAGGTGATCTCATGGAGGATGCAGCGGCTGCTGCTACTCCTGGAGCATCAG GTACTAGCCACAGCTACATCAGTGCAAGTGGAAGACCTTCAAGGCGGGGAGGAAGTGCCCTAGGCTCAACAGCCAGTAGCAGTTTACTAGATATAGATCCCTTAATTTTAATCCACTTGCTGGATCTAAAAGACAGAAATGGAATGGAAAACCTCTGGGGCCTTCAGCCACGTCCACCTCCCTCTCTTCTGCAGAATAGAG CATCATCCTATTCTCTAAAAGATCGAGACCAGCGGAGACACCAGGCTATGTGGCGTGTGCCCCCTGACTTGAAGATGCTGAAAAGGCTCAAAACACAGATGGCTGAAGTTCGAAGCAAAATGTCTGATGTGAAAAACCAGCTGTCAGAAGTGAGAAGCAGCAACCCTGGCTCATGTGATGGACAGCCCACCTTCTTCTCCATTGAGCAAGGCGCTTTAGCTGCCTGTGGAACGGAAAGCTGTAGCAAGCTGCAAGAAATAGGAATGGAGCTACTGACAAAGTCTTCAGTTACCAGTTGTTACATAAGGAATT CTGCAAGTAAGAAAAGTAACTCACCCAAAACTGTTCGCTCTGGAGCAGCAGGTAGCCTCTCTTTACGGAGAGCTATGGACTGTGTGGACAGCAATCTTCGCTTAAAGGGAGACACTCAAACTTCTGAAG GTGGCGTAGGGAGCTCCAAGTTGAGTGGTCGGCACCATTCTGCCAGGACCCTGGCTAACAGCAGTGTCCCCGAGTCACTGCCAAAGACGGAGGACAGGCCTTGTGATGGTTCAGATTCTGATATGGGAGTTTCTGGCTTAAATGGCTTAGCTGCTGTAGAGAAGACAAGGAAAGTTGGTGCTCTAGG GTCAACTTCTAAAGGATGTCGTACAGAAGGAGCCCAGTCAGGTGGtctggagagcagctctgacaCGGGTGACCTACAGGCTGTCCTTTCTGAGGGGGCTTCTGCAGGGCCAGAAGAAG GAATGAGCAGCGACAGCGACATTGAATGTGACACAGAAAACGAAGAGCAGGAAGATGGTGCCTCTGCCTCAGTGGGGTTTAACCAGGCCTTCCCGGTCCAGTCCTCCAGCGAAG TTTCAGCCTCAGAGCGGTGCACAGCATTCCCAGAGGGTGACCAAGCTGGTCCTGATGATCTCAGCTTTGCTACTGGAGAAGACAGCACCAG GTAG
- the TRIM37 gene encoding E3 ubiquitin-protein ligase TRIM37 isoform X4 yields MELISLVQEVERNVDAVRSAKDERVREIRNAVEMMIARLDTQLKNKLITLMGQKTSLTQETELLESLLQEVEHQLRSCSKSELISKSSEILLMFQQVHRKPMASFVTTPVPPDFTSELVPAYDSTTFVLENFSTLRQRADPVYSPPLQVSGLCWRLKVYPDGNGVVRGYYLSVFLELSAGLPETSKYEYRVEMVHQSTNDPTKNIIREFASDFEVGECWGYNRFFRLDLLANEGYLNRQNDTVILRFQVRSPTFFQKCRDQHWYIAQLEAAQTSYIQQINNLKERLAIELSRTQKSRGISPPDTHLSPQNDDGPESRSKKSGQSTEALLENVAAPGLVRDSKEDEEEKIQHEDFNHELSDGDLDIDLAGEDEVNHLDGSSSSASSTATSNTEENDIDEETMSGENDVEYSSNMELEEGDLMEDAAAAATPGASGTSHSYISASGRPSRRGGSALGSTASSSLLDIDPLILIHLLDLKDRNGMENLWGLQPRPPPSLLQNRASSYSLKDRDQRRHQAMWRVPPDLKMLKRLKTQMAEVRSKMSDVKNQLSEVRSSNPGSCDGQPTFFSIEQGALAACGTESCSKLQEIGMELLTKSSVTSCYIRNSASKKSNSPKTVRSGAAGSLSLRRAMDCVDSNLRLKGDTQTSEGGVGSSKLSGRHHSARTLANSSVPESLPKTEDRPCDGSDSDMGVSGLNGLAAVEKTRKVGALGSTSKGCRTEGAQSGGLESSSDTGDLQAVLSEGASAGPEEAGICQKHVLHLLPGMSSDSDIECDTENEEQEDGASASVGFNQAFPVQSSSEVSASERCTAFPEGDQAGPDDLSFATGEDSTR; encoded by the exons ATGGAATTGATCAGTTTGGTTCAAGAAGTG GAGAGGAATGTAGATGCAGTGCGTAGTGCGAAGGATGAACGAGTTCGGGAAATCAGGAATGCAGTGGAGATGATGATAGCCCGATTAGACACTCAGCTGAAGAATAAGCTTATAACATTGATGG GTCAAAAGACATCACTTACTCAAGAAACTGAACTTCTGGAATCCCTCCTTCAAGAAGTAGAACATCAG ttaCGATCATGCAGTAAGAGTGAGTTGATCTCCAAAAGTTCGGAGATCCTGCTGATGTTCCAGCAGGTTCATCGGAAGCCTATGGCCTCATTTGTCACCACTCCTGTCCCCCCAGACTTCACAAG TGAATTGGTTCCAGCCTATGACTCAACTACATTTGTCTTGGAAAACTTCAG TACATTGCGCCAGCGAGCAGATCCTGTGTACAGTCCACCTCTGCAAGTGTCAGGACTTTGCTGGAGATTAAAAGTTTATCCA GATGGAAATGGTGTTGTGCGGGGCTACTACCTGTCTGTGTTCTTGGAGCTGTCCGCTGGATTGCCAGAGACATCCAA GTATGAGTACCGTGTAGAAATGGTTCACCAGTCCACGAATGATCCCACCAAAAACATAATTCGAGAGTTTGCCTCTGATTTTGAAGTTGGAGAATGCTGGGGTTACAACAGATTCTTTCGTTTGGACTTGCTAGCCAATGAAGGCTATTTAAACAGGCAAAATGACACTGTGATCCTAAG GTTTCAGGTGCGCTCGCCAACCTTCTTCCAAAAGTGCCGAGATCAACACTGGTACATTGCTCAGTTAGAAGCTGCTCAGACAAGTTATATCCAACAAATAAATAACCTTAAAGAA AGGCTTGCAATTGAACTTTCCCGGACCCAGAAATCACGAGGCATTTCACCTCCAGACACTCATCTGAGTCCCCAGAATGATGATGGTCCAGAATCAAGATCAAAGAAATCTGGACAAAGTACTGAGGCACTGCTTGAGAATGTTGCTGCTCCAGGATTAGTGCGCGATAGCaaggaagatgaggaagagaagATCCAGCATGAAGACTTTAAT CATGAGCTCTCTGATGGTGACTTGGATATAGATCTTGCTGGAGAAGATGAGGTAAACCACCTTGATggcagcagctcttcagctaGTTCAACAGCAACTagtaacactgaagaaaatgatATCGATGAAGAGACTAT GTCTGGAGAAAATGATGTGGAATATAGCAGTAATATGGAGTTGGAAGAAGGTGATCTCATGGAGGATGCAGCGGCTGCTGCTACTCCTGGAGCATCAG GTACTAGCCACAGCTACATCAGTGCAAGTGGAAGACCTTCAAGGCGGGGAGGAAGTGCCCTAGGCTCAACAGCCAGTAGCAGTTTACTAGATATAGATCCCTTAATTTTAATCCACTTGCTGGATCTAAAAGACAGAAATGGAATGGAAAACCTCTGGGGCCTTCAGCCACGTCCACCTCCCTCTCTTCTGCAGAATAGAG CATCATCCTATTCTCTAAAAGATCGAGACCAGCGGAGACACCAGGCTATGTGGCGTGTGCCCCCTGACTTGAAGATGCTGAAAAGGCTCAAAACACAGATGGCTGAAGTTCGAAGCAAAATGTCTGATGTGAAAAACCAGCTGTCAGAAGTGAGAAGCAGCAACCCTGGCTCATGTGATGGACAGCCCACCTTCTTCTCCATTGAGCAAGGCGCTTTAGCTGCCTGTGGAACGGAAAGCTGTAGCAAGCTGCAAGAAATAGGAATGGAGCTACTGACAAAGTCTTCAGTTACCAGTTGTTACATAAGGAATT CTGCAAGTAAGAAAAGTAACTCACCCAAAACTGTTCGCTCTGGAGCAGCAGGTAGCCTCTCTTTACGGAGAGCTATGGACTGTGTGGACAGCAATCTTCGCTTAAAGGGAGACACTCAAACTTCTGAAG GTGGCGTAGGGAGCTCCAAGTTGAGTGGTCGGCACCATTCTGCCAGGACCCTGGCTAACAGCAGTGTCCCCGAGTCACTGCCAAAGACGGAGGACAGGCCTTGTGATGGTTCAGATTCTGATATGGGAGTTTCTGGCTTAAATGGCTTAGCTGCTGTAGAGAAGACAAGGAAAGTTGGTGCTCTAGG GTCAACTTCTAAAGGATGTCGTACAGAAGGAGCCCAGTCAGGTGGtctggagagcagctctgacaCGGGTGACCTACAGGCTGTCCTTTCTGAGGGGGCTTCTGCAGGGCCAGAAGAAG CTGGCATATGTCAGAAGCATGTCCTTCATCTCCTACCAGGAATGAGCAGCGACAGCGACATTGAATGTGACACAGAAAACGAAGAGCAGGAAGATGGTGCCTCTGCCTCAGTGGGGTTTAACCAGGCCTTCCCGGTCCAGTCCTCCAGCGAAG TTTCAGCCTCAGAGCGGTGCACAGCATTCCCAGAGGGTGACCAAGCTGGTCCTGATGATCTCAGCTTTGCTACTGGAGAAGACAGCACCAG GTAG
- the TRIM37 gene encoding E3 ubiquitin-protein ligase TRIM37 isoform X1 gives MDEQSVESIAEVFRCFICMEKLRDARLCPHCSKLCCFSCIRRWLTEQRAQCPHCRAPLQLRELVNCRWAEEVTQQLDTLQLCNLTKHEENEKDKCESHHEKLSVFCWTCKKCICHQCALWGGMHGGHTFKPLAEIYEQHVTKVNEEVVKLRRRLMELISLVQEVERNVDAVRSAKDERVREIRNAVEMMIARLDTQLKNKLITLMGQKTSLTQETELLESLLQEVEHQLRSCSKSELISKSSEILLMFQQVHRKPMASFVTTPVPPDFTSELVPAYDSTTFVLENFSTLRQRADPVYSPPLQVSGLCWRLKVYPDGNGVVRGYYLSVFLELSAGLPETSKYEYRVEMVHQSTNDPTKNIIREFASDFEVGECWGYNRFFRLDLLANEGYLNRQNDTVILRFQVRSPTFFQKCRDQHWYIAQLEAAQTSYIQQINNLKERLAIELSRTQKSRGISPPDTHLSPQNDDGPESRSKKSGQSTEALLENVAAPGLVRDSKEDEEEKIQHEDFNHELSDGDLDIDLAGEDEVNHLDGSSSSASSTATSNTEENDIDEETMSGENDVEYSSNMELEEGDLMEDAAAAATPGASGTSHSYISASGRPSRRGGSALGSTASSSLLDIDPLILIHLLDLKDRNGMENLWGLQPRPPPSLLQNRASSYSLKDRDQRRHQAMWRVPPDLKMLKRLKTQMAEVRSKMSDVKNQLSEVRSSNPGSCDGQPTFFSIEQGALAACGTESCSKLQEIGMELLTKSSVTSCYIRNSASKKSNSPKTVRSGAAGSLSLRRAMDCVDSNLRLKGDTQTSEGGVGSSKLSGRHHSARTLANSSVPESLPKTEDRPCDGSDSDMGVSGLNGLAAVEKTRKVGALGSTSKGCRTEGAQSGGLESSSDTGDLQAVLSEGASAGPEEAGICQKHVLHLLPGMSSDSDIECDTENEEQEDGASASVGFNQAFPVQSSSEVSASERCTAFPEGDQAGPDDLSFATGEDSTR, from the exons CGTTGGCTGACAGAACAAAGAGCTCAGTGCCCTCATTGTAG AGCCCCGCTGCAGCTGCGAGAGCTTGTGAACTGTCGTTGGGCAGAAGAGGTCACACAGCAGCTTGATACCCTTCAACTCTGCAATCTCacaaagcatgaagaaaatgagaaagacaa gtgTGAAAGTCATCATGAAAAACTTAGTGTTTTCTGCTGGACCTGTAAGAAGTGTATCTGTCACCAGTGTGCGCTTTGGGGAGGAATG CACGGAGGACATACTTTTAAGCCACTGGCAGAAATCTACGAACAACATGTCACAAAAGTCAATGAAGAAGTGGTAAAGCTTAGGAGAAGACTCATGGAATTGATCAGTTTGGTTCAAGAAGTG GAGAGGAATGTAGATGCAGTGCGTAGTGCGAAGGATGAACGAGTTCGGGAAATCAGGAATGCAGTGGAGATGATGATAGCCCGATTAGACACTCAGCTGAAGAATAAGCTTATAACATTGATGG GTCAAAAGACATCACTTACTCAAGAAACTGAACTTCTGGAATCCCTCCTTCAAGAAGTAGAACATCAG ttaCGATCATGCAGTAAGAGTGAGTTGATCTCCAAAAGTTCGGAGATCCTGCTGATGTTCCAGCAGGTTCATCGGAAGCCTATGGCCTCATTTGTCACCACTCCTGTCCCCCCAGACTTCACAAG TGAATTGGTTCCAGCCTATGACTCAACTACATTTGTCTTGGAAAACTTCAG TACATTGCGCCAGCGAGCAGATCCTGTGTACAGTCCACCTCTGCAAGTGTCAGGACTTTGCTGGAGATTAAAAGTTTATCCA GATGGAAATGGTGTTGTGCGGGGCTACTACCTGTCTGTGTTCTTGGAGCTGTCCGCTGGATTGCCAGAGACATCCAA GTATGAGTACCGTGTAGAAATGGTTCACCAGTCCACGAATGATCCCACCAAAAACATAATTCGAGAGTTTGCCTCTGATTTTGAAGTTGGAGAATGCTGGGGTTACAACAGATTCTTTCGTTTGGACTTGCTAGCCAATGAAGGCTATTTAAACAGGCAAAATGACACTGTGATCCTAAG GTTTCAGGTGCGCTCGCCAACCTTCTTCCAAAAGTGCCGAGATCAACACTGGTACATTGCTCAGTTAGAAGCTGCTCAGACAAGTTATATCCAACAAATAAATAACCTTAAAGAA AGGCTTGCAATTGAACTTTCCCGGACCCAGAAATCACGAGGCATTTCACCTCCAGACACTCATCTGAGTCCCCAGAATGATGATGGTCCAGAATCAAGATCAAAGAAATCTGGACAAAGTACTGAGGCACTGCTTGAGAATGTTGCTGCTCCAGGATTAGTGCGCGATAGCaaggaagatgaggaagagaagATCCAGCATGAAGACTTTAAT CATGAGCTCTCTGATGGTGACTTGGATATAGATCTTGCTGGAGAAGATGAGGTAAACCACCTTGATggcagcagctcttcagctaGTTCAACAGCAACTagtaacactgaagaaaatgatATCGATGAAGAGACTAT GTCTGGAGAAAATGATGTGGAATATAGCAGTAATATGGAGTTGGAAGAAGGTGATCTCATGGAGGATGCAGCGGCTGCTGCTACTCCTGGAGCATCAG GTACTAGCCACAGCTACATCAGTGCAAGTGGAAGACCTTCAAGGCGGGGAGGAAGTGCCCTAGGCTCAACAGCCAGTAGCAGTTTACTAGATATAGATCCCTTAATTTTAATCCACTTGCTGGATCTAAAAGACAGAAATGGAATGGAAAACCTCTGGGGCCTTCAGCCACGTCCACCTCCCTCTCTTCTGCAGAATAGAG CATCATCCTATTCTCTAAAAGATCGAGACCAGCGGAGACACCAGGCTATGTGGCGTGTGCCCCCTGACTTGAAGATGCTGAAAAGGCTCAAAACACAGATGGCTGAAGTTCGAAGCAAAATGTCTGATGTGAAAAACCAGCTGTCAGAAGTGAGAAGCAGCAACCCTGGCTCATGTGATGGACAGCCCACCTTCTTCTCCATTGAGCAAGGCGCTTTAGCTGCCTGTGGAACGGAAAGCTGTAGCAAGCTGCAAGAAATAGGAATGGAGCTACTGACAAAGTCTTCAGTTACCAGTTGTTACATAAGGAATT CTGCAAGTAAGAAAAGTAACTCACCCAAAACTGTTCGCTCTGGAGCAGCAGGTAGCCTCTCTTTACGGAGAGCTATGGACTGTGTGGACAGCAATCTTCGCTTAAAGGGAGACACTCAAACTTCTGAAG GTGGCGTAGGGAGCTCCAAGTTGAGTGGTCGGCACCATTCTGCCAGGACCCTGGCTAACAGCAGTGTCCCCGAGTCACTGCCAAAGACGGAGGACAGGCCTTGTGATGGTTCAGATTCTGATATGGGAGTTTCTGGCTTAAATGGCTTAGCTGCTGTAGAGAAGACAAGGAAAGTTGGTGCTCTAGG GTCAACTTCTAAAGGATGTCGTACAGAAGGAGCCCAGTCAGGTGGtctggagagcagctctgacaCGGGTGACCTACAGGCTGTCCTTTCTGAGGGGGCTTCTGCAGGGCCAGAAGAAG CTGGCATATGTCAGAAGCATGTCCTTCATCTCCTACCAGGAATGAGCAGCGACAGCGACATTGAATGTGACACAGAAAACGAAGAGCAGGAAGATGGTGCCTCTGCCTCAGTGGGGTTTAACCAGGCCTTCCCGGTCCAGTCCTCCAGCGAAG TTTCAGCCTCAGAGCGGTGCACAGCATTCCCAGAGGGTGACCAAGCTGGTCCTGATGATCTCAGCTTTGCTACTGGAGAAGACAGCACCAG GTAG
- the TRIM37 gene encoding E3 ubiquitin-protein ligase TRIM37 isoform X2, translated as MDEQSVESIAEVFRCFICMEKLRDARLCPHCSKLCCFSCIRRWLTEQRAQCPHCRAPLQLRELVNCRWAEEVTQQLDTLQLCNLTKHEENEKDKCESHHEKLSVFCWTCKKCICHQCALWGGMHGGHTFKPLAEIYEQHVTKVNEEVVKLRRRLMELISLVQEVERNVDAVRSAKDERVREIRNAVEMMIARLDTQLKNKLITLMGQKTSLTQETELLESLLQEVEHQLRSCSKSELISKSSEILLMFQQVHRKPMASFVTTPVPPDFTSELVPAYDSTTFVLENFSTLRQRADPVYSPPLQVSGLCWRLKVYPDGNGVVRGYYLSVFLELSAGLPETSKYEYRVEMVHQSTNDPTKNIIREFASDFEVGECWGYNRFFRLDLLANEGYLNRQNDTVILRFQVRSPTFFQKCRDQHWYIAQLEAAQTSYIQQINNLKERLAIELSRTQKSRGISPPDTHLSPQNDDGPESRSKKSGQSTEALLENVAAPGLVRDSKEDEEEKIQHEDFNHELSDGDLDIDLAGEDEVNHLDGSSSSASSTATSNTEENDIDEETMSGENDVEYSSNMELEEGDLMEDAAAAATPGASGTSHSYISASGRPSRRGGSALGSTASSSLLDIDPLILIHLLDLKDRNGMENLWGLQPRPPPSLLQNRDRDQRRHQAMWRVPPDLKMLKRLKTQMAEVRSKMSDVKNQLSEVRSSNPGSCDGQPTFFSIEQGALAACGTESCSKLQEIGMELLTKSSVTSCYIRNSASKKSNSPKTVRSGAAGSLSLRRAMDCVDSNLRLKGDTQTSEGGVGSSKLSGRHHSARTLANSSVPESLPKTEDRPCDGSDSDMGVSGLNGLAAVEKTRKVGALGSTSKGCRTEGAQSGGLESSSDTGDLQAVLSEGASAGPEEAGICQKHVLHLLPGMSSDSDIECDTENEEQEDGASASVGFNQAFPVQSSSEVSASERCTAFPEGDQAGPDDLSFATGEDSTR; from the exons CGTTGGCTGACAGAACAAAGAGCTCAGTGCCCTCATTGTAG AGCCCCGCTGCAGCTGCGAGAGCTTGTGAACTGTCGTTGGGCAGAAGAGGTCACACAGCAGCTTGATACCCTTCAACTCTGCAATCTCacaaagcatgaagaaaatgagaaagacaa gtgTGAAAGTCATCATGAAAAACTTAGTGTTTTCTGCTGGACCTGTAAGAAGTGTATCTGTCACCAGTGTGCGCTTTGGGGAGGAATG CACGGAGGACATACTTTTAAGCCACTGGCAGAAATCTACGAACAACATGTCACAAAAGTCAATGAAGAAGTGGTAAAGCTTAGGAGAAGACTCATGGAATTGATCAGTTTGGTTCAAGAAGTG GAGAGGAATGTAGATGCAGTGCGTAGTGCGAAGGATGAACGAGTTCGGGAAATCAGGAATGCAGTGGAGATGATGATAGCCCGATTAGACACTCAGCTGAAGAATAAGCTTATAACATTGATGG GTCAAAAGACATCACTTACTCAAGAAACTGAACTTCTGGAATCCCTCCTTCAAGAAGTAGAACATCAG ttaCGATCATGCAGTAAGAGTGAGTTGATCTCCAAAAGTTCGGAGATCCTGCTGATGTTCCAGCAGGTTCATCGGAAGCCTATGGCCTCATTTGTCACCACTCCTGTCCCCCCAGACTTCACAAG TGAATTGGTTCCAGCCTATGACTCAACTACATTTGTCTTGGAAAACTTCAG TACATTGCGCCAGCGAGCAGATCCTGTGTACAGTCCACCTCTGCAAGTGTCAGGACTTTGCTGGAGATTAAAAGTTTATCCA GATGGAAATGGTGTTGTGCGGGGCTACTACCTGTCTGTGTTCTTGGAGCTGTCCGCTGGATTGCCAGAGACATCCAA GTATGAGTACCGTGTAGAAATGGTTCACCAGTCCACGAATGATCCCACCAAAAACATAATTCGAGAGTTTGCCTCTGATTTTGAAGTTGGAGAATGCTGGGGTTACAACAGATTCTTTCGTTTGGACTTGCTAGCCAATGAAGGCTATTTAAACAGGCAAAATGACACTGTGATCCTAAG GTTTCAGGTGCGCTCGCCAACCTTCTTCCAAAAGTGCCGAGATCAACACTGGTACATTGCTCAGTTAGAAGCTGCTCAGACAAGTTATATCCAACAAATAAATAACCTTAAAGAA AGGCTTGCAATTGAACTTTCCCGGACCCAGAAATCACGAGGCATTTCACCTCCAGACACTCATCTGAGTCCCCAGAATGATGATGGTCCAGAATCAAGATCAAAGAAATCTGGACAAAGTACTGAGGCACTGCTTGAGAATGTTGCTGCTCCAGGATTAGTGCGCGATAGCaaggaagatgaggaagagaagATCCAGCATGAAGACTTTAAT CATGAGCTCTCTGATGGTGACTTGGATATAGATCTTGCTGGAGAAGATGAGGTAAACCACCTTGATggcagcagctcttcagctaGTTCAACAGCAACTagtaacactgaagaaaatgatATCGATGAAGAGACTAT GTCTGGAGAAAATGATGTGGAATATAGCAGTAATATGGAGTTGGAAGAAGGTGATCTCATGGAGGATGCAGCGGCTGCTGCTACTCCTGGAGCATCAG GTACTAGCCACAGCTACATCAGTGCAAGTGGAAGACCTTCAAGGCGGGGAGGAAGTGCCCTAGGCTCAACAGCCAGTAGCAGTTTACTAGATATAGATCCCTTAATTTTAATCCACTTGCTGGATCTAAAAGACAGAAATGGAATGGAAAACCTCTGGGGCCTTCAGCCACGTCCACCTCCCTCTCTTCTGCAGAATAGAG ATCGAGACCAGCGGAGACACCAGGCTATGTGGCGTGTGCCCCCTGACTTGAAGATGCTGAAAAGGCTCAAAACACAGATGGCTGAAGTTCGAAGCAAAATGTCTGATGTGAAAAACCAGCTGTCAGAAGTGAGAAGCAGCAACCCTGGCTCATGTGATGGACAGCCCACCTTCTTCTCCATTGAGCAAGGCGCTTTAGCTGCCTGTGGAACGGAAAGCTGTAGCAAGCTGCAAGAAATAGGAATGGAGCTACTGACAAAGTCTTCAGTTACCAGTTGTTACATAAGGAATT CTGCAAGTAAGAAAAGTAACTCACCCAAAACTGTTCGCTCTGGAGCAGCAGGTAGCCTCTCTTTACGGAGAGCTATGGACTGTGTGGACAGCAATCTTCGCTTAAAGGGAGACACTCAAACTTCTGAAG GTGGCGTAGGGAGCTCCAAGTTGAGTGGTCGGCACCATTCTGCCAGGACCCTGGCTAACAGCAGTGTCCCCGAGTCACTGCCAAAGACGGAGGACAGGCCTTGTGATGGTTCAGATTCTGATATGGGAGTTTCTGGCTTAAATGGCTTAGCTGCTGTAGAGAAGACAAGGAAAGTTGGTGCTCTAGG GTCAACTTCTAAAGGATGTCGTACAGAAGGAGCCCAGTCAGGTGGtctggagagcagctctgacaCGGGTGACCTACAGGCTGTCCTTTCTGAGGGGGCTTCTGCAGGGCCAGAAGAAG CTGGCATATGTCAGAAGCATGTCCTTCATCTCCTACCAGGAATGAGCAGCGACAGCGACATTGAATGTGACACAGAAAACGAAGAGCAGGAAGATGGTGCCTCTGCCTCAGTGGGGTTTAACCAGGCCTTCCCGGTCCAGTCCTCCAGCGAAG TTTCAGCCTCAGAGCGGTGCACAGCATTCCCAGAGGGTGACCAAGCTGGTCCTGATGATCTCAGCTTTGCTACTGGAGAAGACAGCACCAG GTAG